A genomic stretch from Cyprinus carpio isolate SPL01 chromosome A12, ASM1834038v1, whole genome shotgun sequence includes:
- the LOC109069380 gene encoding E3 ubiquitin-protein ligase BRE1B-like: MSKKGSMSGTGGGKRPSGGDSPPGPPEKKLKKEEKTTTTLIEPIRIGGVSSTEEMDMKVIQFKNKKLCERLEQRQALEDELREKIEKLEKRQATDDTTLLIVNRCWTQLEENIHELLQCVEPKDAPAPVQTPATPPVPDVPVPAAAPSSAPEPSAPLPAPIEGEDGLPQPPLSAEVVEEEKQQPVQEKEQTQEQEQQQQLPDSEKEPMEDGIPVPPPPPPLSESAKAFLATLDNSSEEELTLHLQDRMQFSKGAVACMVCIFDRLHTTIDELCARVQSAVCDDDSQREIIATNRTLLEEHIRLQDLAYSLQGKHHKMSLEYNELIDKVTSSETKVSEMETAVEDLQWDIEKLRKREQKLNKHLAEALEQLNTGYHATGSSGGLPGGQITLSIQKFESLNAELEQNQELANSRMAELEKLQQELQEAVRESEKLKMDLRNIPEDVLKETPEYKCLQSQFSLLYNESLSVKTQLDEARALLLTAKNAHLRQIEHMESDELSLQKKLRTEVIQLEDTLAQVRKEYEMLRIEFEQNLAANEQAGPINREMRHLISSLQNHNHQLKGDVQRYKRKLRETQMEINKLKCQSGDAGALMLEESVGDGGLEVKKEEDEDQEEEEERRRELERQRAREREREAERERERERERERQRSEELKRKDSDTLKMLRGELKKAQESQKEMKLLLDMYKSAPKEQRDKVQLMAAEKKSKAEVEELRQRVRELEERERKESKKLADEDALRKIRVAEETIEHLQKKLAATKQEEEALLSEMDVTGQAFEDMQEQNSRLMQQLREKDDANFKLMSERIKSNQIYKLLREEKEELADQVLTFKTQVDAQLLVVQKLEEKEGVLQSTLATLEKELALRTQALELNKRKAVEAAQLAEDLKVQLEHTQTKLREIQASVLDNRTARERESVNLKKAQEDLSRLRRKLEKQKKVEVYTDADEILQEEINQYKAKLRCPCCNTRDKETVLTKCFHVFCYECLKTRYDTRQRKCPKCNAAFGANDFHRIYIT, from the exons ATGTCCAAAAAG GGAAGCATGTCTGGCACAGGGGGTGGGAAGCGCCCCTCAGGAGGGGATAGTCCCCCTGGCCCTCctgaaaaaaaactgaagaaagagGAGAAGACTACCACTACGCTCATCGAGCCCATCCGCATTGGAGGAGTTTCTTCTACG GAGGAAATGGACATGAAGGTTATTCAGTTCAAGAACAAGAAGCTCTGCGAACGCCTTGAACAAAGACAGGCTTTGGAGGATGAGTTGAGGGAGAAGATTGAGAAGCTGGAGAAGAGGCAGGCAACTGATGACACCACCCTGCTTATTGTCAACCGCTGCTGGACTCAG CTTGAGGAAAATATCCATGAACTGCTGCAATGTGTGGAGCCTAAGGATGCCCCGGCACCAGTCCAGACCCCTGCCACCCCTCCTGTTCCAGACGTCCCTGTTCCTGCTGCTGCCCCATCATCTGCTCCTGAACCTTCTGCTCCTTTGCCAGCTCCAATAGAAGGTGAGGATGGCCTCCCCCAGCCTCCACTTTCAGCTGAGGTGGTGGAAGAAGAAAAGCAACAACCAGTGCAAGAAAAGGAACAGACACAGGAGCAAGAGCAGCAACAGCAGCTTCCTGACTCTGAGAAGGAACCTATGGAGGATGGAATTCCCG tccctcCACCTCCACCACCTCTCAGCGAGAGTGCAAAGGCTTTCCTGGCCACTCTGGATAACAGCAGTGAGGAGGAGCTCACACTGCATCTACAGGACAGGATGCAGTTCAGCAAGGGTGCTGTGGCCTGCATGGTCTGCATATTTGACCGTCTGCATACCACCATTGATGAGCTGTGTGCCCGAGTGCAGTCAGCTG TTTGTGACGATGACAGTCAGCGAGAGATTATTGCAACAAATCGCACACTTCTAGAGGAACATATTCGACTGCAAGATCTTGCTTACTCCCTTCAAGGGAAACACCACAAAATGTCATTGGAG TATAATGAATTGATTGACAAAGTTACAAGTTCAGAGACTAAAGTGTCTGAGATGGAAACAGCTGTGGAGGATCTGCAGTGGGACATTGAAAAACTTCGTAAGAGAGAGCAGAAGCTGAATAAACACCTAGCGGAAGCTCTGGAGCAG CTTAATACCGGTTACCATGCCACTGGCAGTTCAGGTGGATTACCAGGAGGTCAAATCACACTAAGTATACAGAAG tttgagtctctgaatgcCGAACTGGAGCAGAACCAAGAACTTGCCAACAGCCGCATGGCAGAACTTGAGAAACTCCAGCAAGAGCTACAGGAAGCTGTTCGGGAGAGCGAGAAATTAAAG ATGGATCTGAGGAATATACCAGAGGATGTGTTGAAGGAGACGCCAGAGTACAAGTGCCTCCAATCACAGTTCTCTCTGCTGTACAATGAGTCTCTGAGTGTGAAGACCCAGCTGGATGAAGCCAGAGCGCTGCTGCTTACAGCCAAAAACGCTCACCTGCGGCAGATAGAGCACATGGAA AGTGATGAGTTGTCGCTTCAGAAAAAGCTACGCACTGAGGTCATCCAGCTAGAGGACACGCTGGCCCAGGTGCGCAAGGAATATGAAATGCTACGGATCGAGTTTGAACAGAATCTTGCAGCCAATGAGCAAGCAG GCCCAATAAACAGAGAAATGAGACATTTAATCAGCAGTCTTCAAAACCATAATCATCAGCTGAAAGGTGATGTGCAGAGATATAAGAGGAAACTTCGTGAGACACAGATGGAAATAAACAAG TTGAAGTGCCAGAGTGGAGATGCAGGTGCACTGATGTTGGAAGAAAGCGTCGGTGACGGAGGACTGGAAGTTAAGAAAGAGGAAGATGAGgaccaggaggaggaggaagagagaaggagagagctGGAAAGGCAACGGGcacgggagagagagagggaggcagagagagagagggagcgagagagagagcgggagagacaGCGGAGTGAGGAGCTGAAAAGGAAGGATTCTGACACACTGAAGATGCTTAGAGGAGAGCTCAA AAAAGCTCAGGAATCTCAGAAGGAAATGAAACTACTGCTAGACATGTACAAATCAGCCCCAAAGGAGCAGCGAGATAAAGTGCAACTTATGGCCGCCGAAAAGAAGTCCAAAGCAGAA GTGGAAGAGTTGAGGCAGCGAGTGCGGGAACTGGAGGAGAGGGAAAGAAAGGAAAGCAAAAAGCTGGCAGATGAAGATGCTCTCCGCAAGATCCGTGTGGCAGAGGAGACGATCGAACACTTGCAGAAAAAATTGGCTGCTACTAAACAG GAGGAAGAGGCCCTGCTGAGTGAAATGGATGTGACGGGACAGGCATTTGAAGACATGCAGGAGCAGAACAGCAGACTCATGCAACAGCTCAGAGAGAAAGATGATGCCAACTTCAAACTTATGAGTGAAAGAATCAAATCCAACCAGATTTACAAGCTTCTGCGGGAGGAGAAAGAGGAATTGGCAGACCAAGTGCTAACTTTCAAAACCCAg GTGGATGCTCAGCTGCTGGTAGTGCAGAAACTAGAAGAAAAAGAGGGTGTCCTGCAGAGCACACTGGCCACACTGGAGAAGGAGCTGGCACTGCGCACTCAAGCCCTGGAGCTCAACAAGCGCAAG GCAGTGGAGGCGGCCCAGTTGGCCGAGGACCTTAAAGTACAGCTGGAACACACTCAGACCAAGTTGAGGGAAATCCAAGCCTCAGTACTAGACAACCGCACTGCCCGTGAGAGAGAGAGCGTCAACCTCAAGAAAGCCCAG GAAGACTTGTCCCGACTGCGGCGTAAGCTGGAGAAACAGAAGAAAGTTGAAGTGTACACAGATGCTGATGAGATTCTGCAAGAAGAAATTAATCAGTATAAG